The DNA window CCCTCGTGGCGTGCGTCGTCGCGTCGATCCTGCTCGGCAGCGAGAGCGTCTCCCTCTTGCGCGCGCTCGAAGGCCCAGGCCTCGACCGCACCCTCCTCGTCCACGTCCGCCCCCCGCGCGTCGCCCTCGCCGCCATCGCGGGCGCTGGCCTCGCGGTCGTCGGCACCGCCTTCCAGGCCCTGCTCCGCAACCCGCTCGCGGAACCGTACGTGCTCGGCGTCTCGGGCGGCGCGGCCCTCGGCGCGACCCTCGCCATCGCCCTCGGCCTCGGCACCGCCACGGCCCTCGGCGCGGCCCTCCTCCCGGCAGCGGCGCTCGCGGGAGGCCTCGCCGCCACCCTCCTGGTCTACGGCATCGCCCGCGACGCCCCCGCCCAGGCCGCCGGCACCTCGATCCTCCTCGCCGGCATCATGGTCAACGCCATCGCCTCGGCGCTCATCACCTTCCTCAAGACCCTCGTCTCGCCCTCGCGCGCCCAGCAGCTCCTCCGCTGGCTCGTGGGCTTCATCGAGCTCCCCTCACCGACCGCCCTCGCCGCCGTCACGATCTACGTCGCCCTCGGCAGCGCCATGCTCCTGCGCGACGCCGCCCGGCTCAACTTGCTCGCCCTCGGCGACGAGAGCGCCGAGGCCCTCGGGCTCGACGTCCGTGCCCTCACCCGCCGCGTCTTCTTCGCGTGCTCCTGCGTCGTCGGCGCCATCGTCAGCCTCACGGGCCTCATCGGCTTCGTCGGCCTCCTCGTCCCGCACGCGCTGCGCCGCCTCGTCGGCCCCGACCACCGCCTCCTCCTCCCCCTCTCGCTGTTGCTCGGCGCGGCGCTCGTCTGCACCTGCGATCTCGCGGCGCGCCTGCTCTTTCGCTGGCTGGGCACCGAGCCTCCCGTCGGTGCCGTCACCGCGCTCCTCGGCGGACCCGTTTTCCTCTGGATCCTGCACCGAGAGGCGCGTCTCCTACAGTAGGCGCGCGTTCGCTGTGCTTGCACAACATCGCCCTCCGTGGTGAGGATGCACCCAAAACACGGGAGGATGACGCGATGAGTCTGGTTCTCTACTACGCCCCGATGACCAGCTCCATCCGCGCCCAGTGGGCGCTCGAAGAGCTGGAGATTCCGTACGAGAAGCGCAAGGTCGACCTCACCACCGGGGAGAACAGGCGCCCCGATTTTCTGGCCCTCAACCCGAACGGCAAGGTCCCGCTCCTCATCGTCCACGGCACGCCCATCTTCGAGTCGATGGCCATCCTCGTGTACCTCGGCGAGACCTACGGGGTGACCAAGGGCCTCTACCCGGCCCCTGGCCTGAACCGCGCCGAAGTCTTGAAGTGGATGGCGTGGAACACCGCCACCCTCGGCGAGGCCGGCGCCCGCTACCTGCGGCACGTCTCCGACCGCTACCCAGCGGAAGAGCGCAACGAGAAGGCCGCGGCGACAGCCCGGCGCGACCTCCACGACCTGCTCGGCGTCCTCGACCGGGCCCTCGACGGCAAGGAGTACCTCGTCGGCGGCCGGTTCTCGTTCGCCGACCTGATCGTCGCCTCCTTCGTCCCCTTCCTCGCGCGCTTCGACATCCCCCTCGACGGCTTCTCCCACGTCGACGCCTGGGCCT is part of the Chondromyces crocatus genome and encodes:
- a CDS encoding glutathione S-transferase family protein; translation: MSLVLYYAPMTSSIRAQWALEELEIPYEKRKVDLTTGENRRPDFLALNPNGKVPLLIVHGTPIFESMAILVYLGETYGVTKGLYPAPGLNRAEVLKWMAWNTATLGEAGARYLRHVSDRYPAEERNEKAAATARRDLHDLLGVLDRALDGKEYLVGGRFSFADLIVASFVPFLARFDIPLDGFSHVDAWASRCMARPALARAMQP
- a CDS encoding FecCD family ABC transporter permease, translated to MTPPLAAPPRAAQLSPRADRSPRAERSPAPWIAAAALALVACVVASILLGSESVSLLRALEGPGLDRTLLVHVRPPRVALAAIAGAGLAVVGTAFQALLRNPLAEPYVLGVSGGAALGATLAIALGLGTATALGAALLPAAALAGGLAATLLVYGIARDAPAQAAGTSILLAGIMVNAIASALITFLKTLVSPSRAQQLLRWLVGFIELPSPTALAAVTIYVALGSAMLLRDAARLNLLALGDESAEALGLDVRALTRRVFFACSCVVGAIVSLTGLIGFVGLLVPHALRRLVGPDHRLLLPLSLLLGAALVCTCDLAARLLFRWLGTEPPVGAVTALLGGPVFLWILHREARLLQ